One genomic region from Candidatus Bathyarchaeia archaeon encodes:
- a CDS encoding hydroxymethylglutaryl-CoA synthase, producing MSSEPIERRVSYLGDRLRGRRCQICGKEYFEIRDYCGNCGRKSFGKMEDIDFFYEKGRLELCTLINEPTNKFTKLGTYIYGIVSFHNGKIRVPGRLTDKIIRNGETVDFSALEGREVVPRFRRRYSVERSEIIPTISLAFTFSDEYYPHQEYRVVKPNKEYEAPGIVGYGVYTSKFRIREGGIERSVPFIDEDAITAAVEAGKLALIHSGVDSSLVGKVYVGSESNPYAVKPIASKVAQVLKLGEEDEDVQGVDAIDTEFACKAATSMFKDAASLVSYPKMGVPYAMVIGADNSQAAPRDSPGGELDFFVGYGGCAYIFGKTDVIAQLEGWYSCTSDTPDFWRRDGEPYPMHGGRFTGDPAYFKHIRKAAKKLMDRLSLKPSDINYFVAHQPNVQFPVRIARELGFKEEQYMPSIQVAKFGNTYSGSSPVGLAAVLDIAKPNERILIVSYGSGAGSDAYSLITTSQITEKRQRQKLTVKYQAENPFLEYVDYNTYRRLKAGM from the coding sequence ATGAGCAGCGAACCCATTGAAAGGCGTGTTTCTTATCTTGGCGATAGGCTTAGGGGCAGACGCTGCCAAATCTGCGGAAAAGAATATTTTGAGATAAGGGATTACTGCGGAAACTGTGGAAGAAAAAGCTTCGGAAAGATGGAGGACATAGACTTCTTCTATGAGAAGGGAAGACTTGAACTTTGCACACTTATCAATGAGCCTACAAACAAGTTTACAAAGCTTGGCACCTACATTTATGGCATAGTCTCCTTCCACAACGGTAAGATAAGAGTTCCCGGAAGGCTCACGGACAAAATAATAAGGAATGGCGAAACCGTAGACTTTTCAGCTCTTGAGGGCAGAGAAGTCGTTCCAAGATTTAGGAGACGCTATTCCGTAGAGAGAAGCGAAATTATCCCAACAATATCTTTGGCTTTCACCTTCTCCGACGAATACTACCCCCATCAAGAATACCGTGTAGTAAAACCCAATAAGGAGTATGAAGCACCGGGGATAGTTGGCTACGGCGTGTACACTTCTAAGTTCAGAATCAGAGAAGGCGGCATAGAGCGTTCCGTCCCCTTCATAGATGAGGACGCCATAACAGCGGCTGTTGAGGCTGGAAAACTCGCCCTAATCCATTCTGGGGTTGACAGCTCGCTTGTTGGCAAGGTTTATGTAGGCTCCGAGTCAAACCCATACGCTGTCAAACCAATAGCCTCAAAGGTTGCCCAAGTCCTTAAGCTCGGCGAGGAGGACGAGGATGTTCAAGGCGTCGACGCTATAGACACGGAATTCGCTTGTAAGGCGGCGACAAGCATGTTTAAGGATGCCGCCTCGCTGGTCAGCTATCCAAAAATGGGCGTCCCATACGCCATGGTTATTGGGGCGGACAACTCGCAGGCAGCTCCAAGGGATTCTCCAGGCGGAGAGCTGGACTTCTTCGTTGGCTATGGCGGGTGCGCCTACATATTCGGAAAAACCGACGTTATAGCCCAGCTTGAAGGATGGTACTCATGCACCTCCGATACACCTGACTTCTGGCGAAGGGACGGCGAACCATACCCAATGCACGGCGGACGGTTTACTGGAGACCCAGCCTACTTTAAACACATAAGGAAGGCTGCAAAGAAGCTTATGGATAGGTTGAGCTTAAAGCCAAGCGACATAAACTATTTTGTGGCACATCAGCCAAACGTCCAGTTTCCAGTCAGAATAGCCCGCGAACTAGGCTTTAAAGAAGAGCAATACATGCCCTCAATCCAAGTGGCAAAGTTCGGCAACACATACTCTGGCTCATCGCCAGTGGGATTGGCAGCGGTTCTCGACATTGCAAAGCCCAACGAACGCATCCTCATTGTAAGCTACGGCTCCGGAGCTGGAAGCGACGCCTACTCCCTCATAACAACAAGCCAAATAACAGAAAAAAGGCAACGCCAAAAACTCACGGTAAAGTATCAAGCGGAAAACCCGTTCTTGGAATATGTAGACTACAACACGTACAGACGGCTTAAAGCTGGGATGTAA
- a CDS encoding TIGR04076 family protein — translation MKNEDSYRLVITVKEIRGNCPVFKVGDKIVVESPKIIVDKTDNLCIHAFGCMLSMLVPLSRGISFKSLGLAREEGETGYMQCLDPGKPYTNGGTVLFEIRREKI, via the coding sequence ATGAAAAATGAGGATAGTTATCGCCTCGTTATAACTGTTAAGGAGATAAGGGGAAACTGTCCGGTTTTTAAGGTTGGCGACAAAATAGTTGTGGAATCTCCAAAAATAATTGTTGATAAAACAGACAATTTATGCATTCACGCCTTTGGCTGCATGCTTTCAATGCTTGTCCCATTAAGCCGCGGGATAAGCTTCAAAAGTCTAGGCTTGGCAAGAGAGGAGGGCGAAACTGGATACATGCAGTGCTTAGACCCTGGAAAGCCCTACACAAATGGTGGAACGGTACTCTTCGAGATAAGAAGGGAGAAAATCTAA
- a CDS encoding immune inhibitor A, whose protein sequence is MKVKLAAILIVAFLIVSTFGLIHVESTSASPALPDYTPIDIADAPQYDIVIEGPIEPRSHHSYWNVGDIAYWLIGDFYYGRYRLRTFQLKAIGNTVEIWVQTDLGWPSGDPRPYPIILDEQIQYILNEFDNKIYPIEIEYFGVPDFHDGSYAALPGMLGLPLDYYYEETGRNVILVSNIRDENYYNPNYPYYIAGFYTTAFEYYFDRNVITIDCYQWERRVGPPGYEWIPGVPVTRPYVYESTVAHEYQHLIHRDYQPEAETFMNEGCSMYAELLCGYGIDAAYLNSYFATPDNSLTVWGDQGDINILADYGAAALWVVYLSDHYGGADLIRYYVQSGIPGIEGINNALKAFKYKVTFEDVYHDWRLANLIRKDFPGCKKYNYKSLNLNDPEIIPVRIYEISGLPVPWTKGTDFGNTITILGYDTGVSKIGPFGTDYIALKDWTRPGLIYFDGDDIAQYGWTYLAEEGVWWSGADNLMDTLLVGKAYVDPADPTLVLTTYWDIEDYWDFGFVQVSTDGGKTWTSLENEYTTYEHDPDAHPAIVANLPGLTGWSGDWITMDFDLTAYAGMNILVGFRYMTDWATLYEGWYIASASVSGVELTLTPVYPEADFQVTIVYAYIIDGMTLYIPFDMWLCDKTETGVDISPTKKPNYTILVISPTMRKGWVDYKFKAEPLPLPKRCILDKLERFEGILR, encoded by the coding sequence ATGAAAGTGAAATTGGCGGCCATTTTGATTGTGGCTTTTCTGATCGTCAGCACTTTCGGCTTGATACACGTGGAATCCACCTCCGCTTCACCAGCACTGCCAGACTACACGCCTATAGACATTGCAGATGCGCCACAATACGACATAGTAATTGAAGGGCCTATTGAGCCGCGAAGCCACCACTCATACTGGAATGTAGGTGACATAGCCTATTGGCTTATAGGCGACTTCTACTATGGTCGTTATAGGCTTCGAACCTTCCAATTAAAGGCTATTGGCAACACCGTTGAGATATGGGTTCAGACGGATTTAGGCTGGCCTTCCGGCGACCCTAGACCTTATCCAATAATTTTAGATGAACAAATACAATATATTTTGAACGAGTTTGACAACAAAATCTACCCAATCGAAATAGAATATTTCGGTGTTCCAGACTTTCATGATGGTTCCTACGCTGCACTTCCAGGAATGCTCGGATTGCCTTTAGACTATTATTATGAGGAGACTGGCAGAAATGTCATACTAGTCTCAAACATTAGAGACGAAAACTACTACAATCCCAATTATCCATACTACATTGCTGGTTTCTACACCACCGCTTTTGAATATTACTTTGATAGGAACGTTATAACCATAGACTGCTATCAGTGGGAGCGCCGTGTAGGCCCACCAGGCTACGAGTGGATACCGGGCGTTCCAGTAACACGCCCATACGTTTACGAAAGCACAGTCGCCCACGAATACCAGCACCTAATTCACCGCGATTACCAACCCGAAGCTGAAACCTTCATGAATGAAGGCTGCAGCATGTACGCGGAACTCCTATGCGGATACGGCATAGACGCAGCCTACCTCAACAGCTACTTCGCCACACCAGACAACTCACTCACCGTATGGGGAGACCAAGGCGACATAAACATACTAGCAGACTATGGAGCAGCAGCCTTATGGGTTGTCTATCTAAGCGACCACTACGGCGGAGCAGACCTAATCCGCTACTATGTCCAGTCGGGCATCCCGGGAATAGAGGGCATAAACAACGCCCTCAAAGCCTTCAAATACAAAGTAACATTCGAAGACGTTTACCATGACTGGCGACTGGCAAACCTAATCCGCAAAGACTTCCCAGGATGCAAGAAATACAACTACAAGAGCCTAAACCTCAACGACCCAGAAATAATACCCGTCAGAATATACGAGATAAGCGGACTACCAGTCCCATGGACAAAAGGAACAGACTTCGGAAACACAATAACAATACTAGGCTATGACACAGGCGTCTCAAAGATTGGACCCTTCGGAACAGACTACATAGCCCTCAAAGACTGGACAAGACCAGGCTTAATATACTTTGACGGAGACGACATAGCCCAATACGGATGGACGTATCTAGCAGAGGAAGGCGTCTGGTGGTCAGGTGCAGACAACCTAATGGACACACTACTAGTCGGTAAAGCATACGTGGACCCAGCAGACCCAACACTAGTGCTAACAACATACTGGGATATTGAAGACTACTGGGACTTCGGCTTCGTCCAAGTATCAACAGACGGCGGAAAAACATGGACATCCCTAGAAAACGAATACACAACCTATGAGCACGATCCAGATGCCCACCCGGCCATAGTCGCCAACTTACCAGGACTGACAGGCTGGAGCGGTGACTGGATAACAATGGACTTTGACCTAACAGCCTACGCGGGAATGAATATACTGGTTGGATTCCGCTACATGACCGACTGGGCAACCCTCTACGAAGGCTGGTATATAGCCAGCGCCAGCGTAAGCGGAGTAGAATTAACCCTAACACCAGTCTACCCAGAAGCAGACTTCCAAGTAACAATAGTCTACGCCTACATAATAGACGGAATGACCCTATACATACCTTTCGACATGTGGCTCTGCGACAAAACAGAGACAGGTGTTGACATATCACCCACCAAAAAGCCAAACTACACCATACTTGTCATAAGTCCAACAATGCGCAAAGGATGGGTAGACTACAAATTCAAAGCCGAACCCCTGCCACTGCCAAAGCGGTGCATACTCGACAAACTCGAAAGATTTGAGGGTATCCTTCGCTAA
- the deoC gene encoding deoxyribose-phosphate aldolase, translated as MSKKQLAKLIDSTLVKATATKTEVEKLCWEAIQYGFGCVVVNPTYVKLAASLLEGTGIKVCSTVGFPFGVALPEVKALEAIKAIEDGACELDMVVNLGALKSGDYELVRQDIRAVVDVKRLFRNITVKVIIETPLLTTEEKITACKIVKEAGADFVKTSTGLFGGAATVEDVKLMRQVVGKDMGVKAAGGIRTYADAVAMIEAGANRIGTSTAKAIIQGAP; from the coding sequence ATATCAAAAAAGCAACTAGCCAAACTAATAGATTCCACCCTTGTTAAAGCCACAGCAACCAAAACCGAAGTTGAGAAATTATGCTGGGAAGCCATCCAATATGGATTTGGATGTGTTGTTGTAAACCCAACATACGTGAAGCTGGCAGCATCACTTCTCGAAGGCACAGGCATTAAAGTTTGCTCAACAGTAGGTTTTCCGTTCGGCGTCGCCTTACCAGAGGTTAAAGCCTTAGAAGCCATAAAAGCCATCGAAGACGGAGCATGCGAACTCGACATGGTCGTTAATTTAGGCGCATTAAAATCAGGAGACTACGAACTTGTCAGGCAAGACATAAGGGCTGTTGTCGACGTCAAACGCTTGTTCAGGAACATAACAGTTAAAGTGATTATTGAAACGCCACTCCTAACCACCGAAGAGAAGATAACGGCATGCAAAATCGTCAAAGAGGCTGGAGCCGACTTCGTTAAGACCTCAACTGGCTTGTTTGGCGGAGCTGCCACAGTGGAGGATGTTAAGCTTATGCGTCAGGTTGTTGGAAAAGATATGGGCGTTAAAGCCGCAGGCGGCATTAGAACCTACGCCGACGCTGTCGCCATGATAGAGGCTGGCGCCAACCGCATAGGAACAAGCACAGCAAAAGCCATAATCCAAGGAGCACCTTAA
- a CDS encoding arginine--tRNA ligase, which yields MEKGENLMVSENPLAELRRECESVLRDAIEKLSLEMPPKRLVFEKPPVWEFGQLASSICFELAKQVGEKPLLLAERLINAMDRSKFSLISNVTAAGGGHINFYANFAKFSELTIESVRCLDDTYGLVKVEKPLKIIVEHTSVNPLHPIHIGQARNPILGDAIARLLSARGHVVSRHYYVDDVGRQTAVIAYGYEKLGRPKPSEKPDHFIGKIYTITSCLVEINRLKRELERAKAVSAENEIVKINRELDDWMSVAFELKSKHPELFEKLLQKMGEDEDPERVVSELNRAYEAGDAKAKRLIREVSQLCLEGFRATLSRAGVFYDSWDWESDLVWSGLVAEVLQKLKQTPYVSFLGGVLEFEAGKVVEDLNLRDKLGLRRDYIVPSLTLVRADGTTLYTTRDIAYTLWKFERAEKCINVIGMEQSLAQMQLKIALYALGYAKQAENLTHFAYNLVTLPGYKMSSRRGRYITLDEVMDEAVSRAYDEVAKRSPQLPEGEKRKVAEFVGIGAVRYALVEVDPSKPVEFSWERVINFERNSAPYIQYTHARACSILRKASRKPEKPDYGLLMEKLENEIVFALAEFPEVFMEAADLLKPNMVADYANALADKFNTFYNTFPVIRAEPPELSDARLALVDAVRIVLRNVLNLIGIHAPERM from the coding sequence GTGGAAAAAGGCGAAAATCTCATGGTTTCAGAGAATCCCCTCGCAGAGTTGAGAAGAGAATGCGAATCCGTGTTAAGAGATGCTATCGAAAAGCTTTCACTTGAAATGCCGCCTAAACGTTTGGTTTTTGAGAAGCCGCCAGTTTGGGAGTTTGGTCAGCTGGCCTCCTCCATATGTTTTGAGCTTGCTAAGCAGGTTGGTGAAAAGCCTCTGCTTCTTGCTGAACGCCTCATAAATGCCATGGACAGGTCAAAGTTTTCGTTGATAAGCAATGTCACAGCCGCTGGCGGGGGCCACATAAACTTTTATGCAAATTTTGCGAAATTCTCCGAGCTAACTATAGAGTCTGTTAGATGTTTGGATGACACATACGGGCTTGTAAAAGTTGAGAAGCCCTTGAAAATTATTGTTGAGCATACAAGCGTTAACCCGCTTCATCCAATACATATTGGACAGGCAAGAAATCCAATTCTCGGTGACGCCATTGCACGTTTGCTTTCGGCTAGGGGGCATGTGGTTTCACGACATTATTATGTAGATGATGTTGGAAGACAGACAGCCGTAATCGCCTATGGCTATGAAAAGCTTGGAAGACCAAAGCCGTCAGAGAAGCCTGACCACTTCATTGGTAAAATTTACACTATAACAAGCTGCCTTGTGGAGATTAACCGTCTTAAAAGGGAGCTGGAGCGGGCTAAGGCTGTTTCAGCCGAGAACGAGATTGTGAAGATTAATAGGGAATTGGATGATTGGATGTCCGTCGCCTTCGAGTTAAAGAGCAAACATCCCGAGCTTTTTGAAAAGCTGCTTCAGAAAATGGGCGAAGATGAGGATCCGGAAAGGGTTGTTAGCGAACTGAATAGGGCTTATGAGGCTGGAGACGCGAAAGCTAAGCGGCTTATTAGGGAGGTCAGCCAACTCTGCCTAGAAGGTTTTAGGGCTACCTTGAGCCGTGCAGGCGTTTTCTATGATTCTTGGGATTGGGAGAGCGACCTTGTTTGGAGCGGGCTTGTAGCGGAAGTTCTCCAAAAGTTGAAGCAGACGCCCTATGTCTCCTTTCTCGGCGGCGTTTTAGAGTTTGAAGCTGGCAAAGTGGTTGAAGACCTTAACTTGAGGGATAAGCTGGGCTTGAGAAGGGATTATATTGTTCCTTCTTTGACGCTTGTTAGGGCTGACGGTACAACGCTTTACACGACCAGGGATATAGCCTACACCCTATGGAAGTTTGAAAGAGCCGAAAAATGCATAAACGTCATTGGGATGGAGCAGTCTTTGGCACAGATGCAGCTGAAAATAGCCTTATACGCTTTAGGCTACGCCAAACAAGCCGAAAACTTGACGCATTTTGCCTACAACCTTGTCACTTTGCCTGGTTATAAAATGTCTAGTCGTAGGGGACGCTACATAACATTGGACGAGGTTATGGACGAGGCTGTGAGCAGAGCGTATGATGAGGTTGCAAAACGTTCGCCTCAGCTGCCAGAGGGGGAGAAGCGTAAAGTTGCAGAGTTTGTAGGCATAGGTGCTGTCCGCTATGCGCTTGTGGAGGTTGACCCATCAAAGCCTGTCGAGTTCAGCTGGGAACGCGTGATAAACTTTGAGAGGAACAGCGCCCCATACATTCAGTATACTCATGCTAGGGCTTGCAGCATACTACGGAAAGCCTCGAGAAAGCCTGAAAAACCAGACTATGGCTTGTTGATGGAGAAGCTTGAGAATGAAATTGTCTTTGCCCTAGCCGAGTTTCCAGAAGTCTTTATGGAAGCGGCGGACCTTCTCAAGCCAAACATGGTAGCCGATTATGCAAATGCTTTGGCTGACAAGTTTAACACTTTCTACAACACTTTTCCTGTTATAAGGGCTGAACCGCCGGAACTTAGCGATGCAAGACTTGCACTGGTTGACGCCGTAAGAATTGTTTTGAGGAATGTCCTAAACCTTATTGGCATACATGCGCCAGAAAGGATGTAA
- a CDS encoding histone deacetylase, with product MKKKIIFSEKCLEYGSWHIESPQRVKKAYEILKERGYEFITPEPAKEEDLLKVHDPEYIELLKRGAIEDPDTPAYENIYKYARLSAGAAILAAEIQGFSLMRPPGHHAGKYGIALGAYTKGFCYINNIAVAVKHLDKPTLILDIDGHHGNGTQEIFQGDPKVVYVSLHRHPHYPGTGYYSEANCLNYPLPADCGEEVYLKTLQEALKRVDMKKIEVIAVSAGFDAYNGDLASLGLTEKTYGKIGRLLASFGKPTFFVLEGGYIGENLGKAIDEMLKNFS from the coding sequence GTGAAAAAGAAAATAATTTTTTCAGAAAAGTGCTTAGAGTATGGGTCGTGGCATATTGAAAGCCCCCAAAGGGTTAAAAAAGCCTACGAAATCCTAAAGGAGCGAGGCTACGAGTTTATAACACCGGAACCAGCCAAGGAAGAAGACCTCCTAAAAGTTCACGACCCGGAATACATAGAATTGCTCAAAAGGGGAGCCATAGAAGACCCAGACACACCAGCCTACGAAAACATTTACAAGTATGCAAGGCTTTCAGCCGGAGCCGCAATCCTAGCCGCAGAAATCCAAGGCTTCTCACTCATGAGACCACCGGGACACCACGCGGGCAAGTACGGCATTGCCCTAGGCGCGTATACCAAGGGCTTCTGCTATATAAACAACATCGCAGTAGCAGTCAAACACCTAGACAAGCCCACACTCATTTTGGACATTGATGGGCATCACGGAAATGGAACGCAAGAAATCTTCCAAGGAGACCCAAAAGTTGTTTATGTTTCACTTCATAGGCATCCCCACTACCCCGGAACGGGCTACTATTCAGAGGCTAACTGCCTAAACTATCCACTGCCAGCCGACTGCGGCGAAGAAGTCTACCTTAAAACCCTTCAAGAAGCACTGAAAAGAGTTGACATGAAAAAGATTGAGGTAATAGCCGTTTCAGCCGGATTTGACGCCTACAATGGAGATTTAGCATCTTTAGGGTTAACGGAGAAAACTTATGGAAAAATAGGGCGGCTGCTGGCTAGTTTCGGAAAACCAACTTTTTTCGTTTTGGAAGGCGGATATATCGGCGAAAATTTAGGGAAAGCCATAGACGAGATGCTCAAAAACTTCAGTTAA
- a CDS encoding DUF998 domain-containing protein — protein sequence MKHADEKIAGTLILFGAVQFILCMLVAECLYPNYSVSEKYISDLGVGPTAPIFNISVFLLGAAVAASVYFLRRMIQSKVLLGFLTLCGVGAMGVGMFPENFPGMVHTVFSLIAFLFGALSAITSYKIQKPPMSYFAVGMGLLSLAALAIFIAGEVYLRYFSSPINLIIGLGGMERMIAYPILLWAIGFGGYLIKE from the coding sequence ATGAAACACGCTGATGAAAAAATTGCAGGAACGTTGATACTTTTCGGCGCGGTCCAATTTATTCTCTGCATGTTGGTGGCTGAATGCCTCTATCCGAACTACAGCGTTTCTGAAAAATACATAAGCGACCTTGGCGTCGGGCCCACCGCCCCAATATTTAATATTTCAGTATTTCTGCTCGGCGCAGCAGTTGCAGCTAGCGTTTACTTCTTGAGACGAATGATTCAAAGCAAGGTCCTTTTAGGGTTCTTAACGTTGTGCGGAGTTGGCGCCATGGGAGTTGGAATGTTTCCAGAAAACTTTCCAGGCATGGTGCACACAGTTTTCTCCCTAATCGCCTTTCTTTTTGGTGCATTATCCGCCATAACATCTTATAAAATTCAAAAGCCGCCAATGAGCTACTTTGCCGTAGGCATGGGACTTCTGTCACTTGCAGCTTTGGCAATTTTCATTGCTGGAGAAGTTTACCTACGCTATTTTTCCTCGCCCATCAATTTGATAATAGGTCTCGGCGGAATGGAACGCATGATAGCCTACCCAATTCTATTATGGGCAATAGGGTTCGGCGGATACCTAATAAAAGAGTAA
- the leuS gene encoding leucine--tRNA ligase — MEILRRIEDKWQKRWEEAKIFEANPNPRKPKFFITVAYPYPNSPQHIGHARTYTLADVYARYMRMQGFNVLLPMAFHYTGTPVLAMARRLAENDEDLISDFVDVYKVSREKLKELTDPLAMARYFHEEIKEGMKRIGYSIDWRREFTTIDPHYNRFIEWQFHKLREKGYITRGSHPVGWCPKDGNPVGQHDTQGDVEPEIGEFTLIKFRHGEWVLPAATLRPETVFGVTNIWLNPKAKYVKAVVDGEKWIVSQECAEKLTYQNHKVTMLESFEGKMLVGKRVENPATNEEIYILPAEFVDPKNATGVVMSVPGHAPYDYVALENIKSEPWKLVEYGLNEDAVKAINAISIIEVPQYSEIPAADVVKRMGIKEQTDPKLEDATKEVYRHEFHNGKMKSNTGKYAGLSVAEAKEKVKQDLLAAGKATTMYELLNRPVRCRCGTECIVKIFENQWFINYGNHEWKALAHKCLKKMRILPEELRAEYEYVIDWLHEKACARKSGLGTRLPWDPEWIIESLSDSTIYMAYYTIVHHIKEHKIQSNQLTDKVFDYIFLGIGSPEEIAKESGIDLAVLKDMRQEFLYFYPLDSRHSAHELIPNHLTFMIFNHTAIFPENLWPRQIVTNGLVTMQGAKMSKSFGNIIPLREGLKTFGADPIRLSVLATAELLQDADFSPAVAKAMRDRLERLYRLVETVKAEVSQKVQPSKEELTAIDRWMLSRLQEHIKRATDAMEKLAVRKAIHTILFELDQDLQWYQKRAKTTPKTVTAYVLREALENQILMLTPFAPHTCEELWEKIGGEGFASLAQWPKPDETKVDIKAEESEALITTLLEDTLHITRATGITPKKVFYYTASKWKWKAYLKAVEKSMEGKLEQGSLIRELLKDADLKGRAREIANFMGKIIEEVNRMPQERKERLMLIGRVDEAQILEEAKEFLKTEIKAEITIQKEEGAELYDPKNRAKMAKPWRPAIYIE, encoded by the coding sequence ATGGAAATTTTAAGGCGAATCGAGGATAAATGGCAGAAACGCTGGGAAGAAGCAAAAATCTTTGAGGCAAACCCAAACCCAAGGAAACCAAAATTCTTCATAACAGTGGCCTACCCTTATCCGAATTCTCCGCAGCACATAGGCCACGCGCGAACATACACGTTGGCTGATGTTTACGCCAGATACATGCGGATGCAAGGCTTTAATGTGCTTTTGCCTATGGCTTTTCATTACACTGGAACGCCAGTCCTAGCCATGGCGAGGCGCCTAGCAGAAAACGATGAAGATTTGATCAGCGACTTCGTAGACGTCTACAAGGTTTCTAGGGAAAAACTGAAAGAGTTGACAGATCCGCTTGCTATGGCTCGCTACTTCCACGAAGAAATCAAGGAAGGCATGAAAAGGATTGGCTACTCAATAGACTGGAGGCGGGAGTTCACAACCATAGACCCCCATTACAATCGCTTCATAGAATGGCAGTTCCACAAGCTCCGCGAAAAAGGCTACATAACCCGTGGAAGCCACCCGGTAGGCTGGTGTCCAAAAGACGGCAACCCTGTTGGGCAACATGACACACAGGGCGATGTGGAGCCGGAAATAGGCGAGTTTACACTCATAAAGTTTAGGCACGGCGAATGGGTTCTTCCAGCGGCTACGCTGCGTCCAGAAACTGTCTTCGGCGTTACAAACATTTGGCTTAACCCAAAGGCAAAGTACGTTAAAGCCGTTGTCGACGGCGAAAAATGGATAGTTAGCCAAGAATGTGCTGAAAAGCTAACATACCAAAACCACAAAGTGACCATGCTTGAAAGTTTCGAAGGAAAGATGCTTGTAGGAAAACGGGTTGAAAATCCAGCAACAAACGAGGAAATCTACATTCTACCCGCAGAATTCGTTGACCCTAAAAATGCGACGGGTGTGGTAATGTCTGTGCCTGGACATGCACCATACGACTATGTAGCCTTAGAAAACATAAAAAGCGAGCCGTGGAAGCTTGTGGAATATGGATTGAATGAAGATGCCGTGAAAGCCATAAACGCCATTTCCATAATCGAAGTTCCTCAGTATTCCGAGATTCCAGCGGCAGATGTTGTAAAAAGGATGGGCATAAAGGAGCAGACAGACCCCAAACTTGAAGACGCCACAAAAGAGGTTTATAGGCATGAGTTCCACAACGGCAAAATGAAGAGCAACACTGGAAAGTACGCTGGCTTGTCAGTGGCGGAAGCCAAAGAAAAAGTTAAGCAGGACTTGCTAGCCGCTGGAAAAGCCACAACAATGTATGAGCTCTTAAACAGACCGGTGCGGTGCCGCTGCGGAACAGAATGCATCGTGAAAATCTTCGAAAACCAGTGGTTTATAAACTATGGAAACCATGAATGGAAAGCCCTAGCCCACAAATGCCTAAAGAAAATGAGGATACTGCCAGAAGAGCTCCGCGCAGAATACGAGTATGTGATAGACTGGCTTCATGAAAAAGCCTGTGCAAGAAAGTCGGGATTAGGGACGCGACTGCCATGGGACCCTGAATGGATTATAGAGTCCTTATCAGACTCGACGATATATATGGCGTATTACACCATAGTCCACCACATAAAAGAGCATAAAATCCAGTCAAACCAGCTGACAGACAAAGTTTTCGACTATATATTCCTTGGAATTGGAAGCCCCGAAGAAATAGCGAAGGAGTCAGGAATAGACCTTGCTGTTCTGAAAGACATGCGGCAGGAGTTCCTATACTTTTATCCCCTTGATAGTCGGCATTCAGCCCACGAGCTAATCCCAAACCACCTAACATTCATGATATTCAACCATACGGCAATATTCCCAGAAAATCTCTGGCCGCGGCAAATAGTGACAAACGGGCTTGTCACCATGCAGGGGGCTAAAATGAGCAAGTCCTTCGGCAACATAATACCCTTAAGGGAAGGCTTAAAAACTTTCGGCGCAGACCCAATAAGGCTAAGCGTGTTAGCAACAGCAGAACTTTTACAGGATGCAGACTTCAGCCCAGCTGTTGCAAAGGCAATGCGTGATAGGCTTGAGCGACTTTATAGACTTGTAGAAACCGTCAAGGCTGAAGTAAGCCAAAAGGTTCAGCCGTCAAAGGAGGAGCTGACAGCCATTGACAGGTGGATGTTAAGCCGCTTGCAAGAACACATAAAAAGGGCAACGGACGCTATGGAAAAACTTGCAGTGCGTAAAGCAATCCACACAATCCTATTTGAACTGGACCAAGACCTTCAATGGTACCAGAAACGCGCAAAGACGACGCCGAAGACCGTCACAGCCTACGTACTAAGAGAAGCCCTGGAAAATCAAATATTGATGCTTACGCCTTTCGCGCCGCACACATGCGAGGAGTTATGGGAAAAGATAGGTGGAGAAGGATTCGCCTCCTTGGCACAATGGCCAAAACCGGATGAGACAAAAGTTGATATTAAAGCCGAGGAAAGCGAAGCATTAATAACAACATTACTTGAGGATACATTGCACATCACGAGGGCAACGGGTATAACACCTAAAAAAGTGTTCTATTATACGGCGTCTAAGTGGAAGTGGAAAGCATACTTAAAGGCTGTCGAAAAATCCATGGAGGGAAAGCTTGAACAAGGCAGCCTAATTAGAGAGCTATTAAAAGATGCGGATTTGAAAGGTAGAGCTAGGGAAATAGCCAATTTTATGGGCAAAATCATTGAAGAAGTTAATAGGATGCCCCAAGAAAGAAAGGAAAGGCTAATGCTTATTGGACGCGTGGACGAAGCCCAAATACTAGAAGAGGCAAAAGAATTCTTGAAAACTGAGATCAAAGCCGAAATAACCATACAAAAGGAGGAAGGCGCAGAGCTTTACGACCCGAAAAATAGGGCGAAGATGGCGAAACCATGGCGACCAGCAATATACATCGAATGA